A segment of the bacterium genome:
GAACAGATCGGTCATGCGGCCCGCTTGCCACCGCGGCGGGGGACAGGCAAGCGCGGCGCGTCGCGGCCGGAGCGCGACGCGCCGCGCCGGATCAGCGGTCGGCGAGGCGCGTGGCGCTGGCGGAATCGCCACCGGCGCGCGTTTCATAGGCGGCGACGCCGTTGACCCACATGCCGGGACCGTCCGTCATGGTCCACGTCGCGCAGTCGAAGCTCTCGCCCGTCTTCGCCAGCGTCCGCGTCCCCTTCATCACCGTGAAGGTCGCCGTGGTGTAGACCGACGTCGACGGCGTCGGGAAGGTCACGGTCGCGTCGCAGGCGGCATTGAAGTTGTTCAGCTCGGCGATCGACTGCATGACGCGGAATTCGCCCGCCCCCGGCCCGCTGTCCGCGCCCTGTCCGGTCTGGAGCGTGCCGGCGGGAGCGCTCGCCCCGGAGGCCTCGGTGAAGGTCACGCCGAAGGGGGTGCCGCCGTCGCAGTCGATGCGGCCGGTGCTGCCGGCGGCGAGCAGGCGCAGGCAGAGCACGGTCGCGCCGGCCGGCACGTTGATCTTGAAGTACGCATCCTGTTTCAGCCGCAGGCTGGCGATGCCGTTGGCGTCCGGGGCGCCGGCGACGAAGACGAGCGGTCCAGGCGAGAACCGGTCGCTGATCGACTTGCCGGCCAGGGCGCTGGAGAAGAAGCCGACGCGCGGATCGTCGCCGGGGAACATGCTGTCCTCGCGGATCGTGAACACCCGCTCGCCGAGCTCGACGCCGGGCATCGGGGTGGCGGTGAAGGTCGGCGTCGCCGCTGGAACGGTGGCGGTCGCCGTCGCGGCCGGGATGGTGGCGGTCGGCGTCGCGGCTGGGATGGTGGCGGTCGCCGTCGCCGCGGCGCGTGTCGCGGTGGCCGTCGCGCCGGGGCGGGTGGCGGTCGCGGTCGCGCCGCCGACCGTCGGCGTGCGGGTGGCAGCGGCGGTGCGCGTCGTCGTCGGCGTCGCGCTCGGGCCGTTCGGCGTGCGTGTCGGCCGGGCGGTCGGGGGGTCGGTCGGGCCGGCGTGGGTCGCGGTGCGCGACGGCGCCACCGTCGACTGCGCGGTCGGCGTCGCGGTGCTGCCGGGGACGTTGGTGGCGGTCGGCGGCGGCAGGTTGCCGGCCGCGCGCACCAGGGCGCGCACGGTGGCGTCGGCCGCCGCCATGGTGGTGGCGAGCGCGTTCACCTCGGCGGCCGAGCCGCCGCCGACGCTGCCGGGGACGGCGCGCACCGCGTCGTCGATCTCGCCGATCTCGGATGGCGAGTATTCGCACAGATCCCCCGGCGGGATGCCCTGCAGGATCACCTGCACGGTGGCCTCGCTGGCGTAGTCGATGTCCGTCGGCCCGTCCGTCGAATGGACGAAGGCGCGCGTCAGCGTGCCCGCGCCGGCGTCGCCGACGCGCAGCATGTAGCGGCAGACGTCGACGCTGGTGTCGCGCGCCAGGGCGACGCAGAACTCGCCCTTGCCGTTGGTGGTGGCGTGCGCGATCGCGCCCGGCTGGCGGCCGCTGGCGAGGTCTTCCGGGCGCAGTTGCGCGAGCTCGACCCTGACGCCGCGGCCCACCGGGCTGACCGCGCCGGACAGGGCGTCGACCGGCGCCACGGCCAGCGCCGCCAGGCGCTCGGCGAGGCTGCTCGGGCCGGCCGCCAGGCGGCCGTTGGGCATGCGCACGACGCCGCGGACCTGCGTCCCCGAGCCGCCGCCGCACTGCGGGGTGTTGCTGATGCCGAGGTTGGCGTCGCTGCCGCAGCCGGCGCACGCCACCACGGTCGCCACCGCGACCCAGCCCAGGCACGATCGTGCCGCTCTGCCGTACGCCATGCTGTCCCCCCGCGAACCTCGAATGCGCGCCGCGTCGGCCGCTGCGATCGACTGCCGACCGAGCCCCGAACGCGTTTCCGAAGTTGAGCATTCGCCCGCGGCGAATTGCAATGGTCGGCGCACGGCGCGGAGCGAAATCCTCCGCCCGTCCGGCGCCCGCGCATGGACGCTGGGCGGGCGCTCTGCCTATGACACTCCGGTGCGCCTGCCCCCTGCCCCAACCCGACGCGGTCGCGGCGCCGCGACCGCGAGGACGCCGGACCGGCCGGCGCCAGGTCCCGCGCCGTCCCGCCGACCACAGGAGCGCCGATGATCACCCGAGCCGACGACTACCCGATCCACCAGACCGCCGACCCCATCGCCGTCGCCGGCGGCGGCCAGCGCAACTTCTACGACCGCTACTTCTTCAACGGCTACACGCGCGACGGCGCCCTGTTCCTCGCCGGCGCGATGGGCCAGTACCCGAACCGCGGCGTCGCCGACGCCGCGTTCAACGTCGTCCACCGCGGCCGCCAGTACGTCGTCCGCGCCTCGCGCCGCCTGGGCGACGAGCGCATGGACAGCCGCGTCGGACCGATCCGGGTCGAGGTGGTCGAGCCGTTGCGCAGCCTGCGCCTGGTCGTCGAGCCCAACCCGTGGGAGCTGAGCGCCGATCTCACCTTCACCGCCCGCGCCGGGGTCATCGAGGAGCCGCGCTTCCACCGCGCCCACCAGGGCATGGTGTTCATGGACTCGACGCGCCTGACGCAGCACGTCGCGATCAGCGGCCACGTCACGGTCGCCGGGGAGACCATCGCCCTGACCCCCGACCGCGCCTGGGGATCGCGCGATCGCTCGTGGGGGATCCGCCCGGTCGGCGAGCGCGAGCCCGATGCCGTCGGCCCGACGCAGTTCTTCTGGCTGTGGGCGCCGGTCAACTTCGAGGATCTCTGCACCCACTTCGACGTCAACGAGGACGCCGACGGCAGCCGCTGGCACGAGGCGGGCACGATCGCGCCAGTGGGCGGCGCGCCGGTCGCGGCGACCAGCGTCGACTGGGCGATCGACTTCCAGCCCGGCACCCGCCACGCCCGCCGCGCCACCGTCACCCTCGGCCGCGCCGGCGGCGAGCCGCTGCGGATCGCGCTGCGCCCGCTCTACAACTTCGCCATGGTCGGCCTCGGCTACCAGCACCCGACGTGGGGCCACGGCATGCGGGTGGGCGACGACGTCGCCGACGGCGAGTCCTTCGCCCTCGCCGACCTCGATCCCGCGGTGCCGCTCAATCTCCACGTCCAGGCGGTGTGCGAAGCCACCTGCGGCGCGCGCCAGGGCATCGGCGTGCTCGAGCAGCTCATCATCGGCCCGCACGCGACGTCGGGCTTCCGCGACCTCTTCGACATGGCGCCCTGATCGCTGGCCGCCGCTCAGCTCGGCATGGCCATGTCGAGCAGGCGGCGGCGGGTGGAGGCGACGAGCTCGGCCCAGATGCGCGCCTCGAGGGCGCGCGCCGCGGGCGTATCCAGGGTCTCGACGTGCGCGTGCAGGCGGGTCAGCGCCGCCCGCAGATCGCGGTTGCGGGCCTGCAGGTCGCTGACCAGCAGCGACGGCTGGCGCGCCGCCGCGAGCGCCGCCAGCTCGCCGTCGCCGCTGTCGGCGAGGATCGCCTCGATGGCCGCGTTCTCCTCGACCAGACGCGCCGCGGCGCGGTCGAACTCCTGCGCGATCATCATCGCCAGCGCGCCGGCGAGCTGCAGCGTCTGTCCGGCGTAGGCGCCCGTCACCTGCGGCGCCAGCTCCATCAGCATCGTCCGCGCCAGCCCGTTGAGGACGATCGGCACCGTCGGCGTCATGACGACCTCCCCAGCGCCGCCAGCAGGAAGCGATCCTGGGCGTTGATCAGCCAGTACGACGTGAACGCCAGCATGATGTCCTGCGCCCGCCCGTCGGCGAATTCGCGCGCCCCGGTGAGCCAGATGCCCTGCGCCTTCACGCAACTGAACACCTGCCACCAGCGCAGCGCGTCGCGGTCGACGCGCAGGCCGCTGCGCGCCTCCCAGACCCGCAGCGCCTCCGCCTCGTCGGCGATGCCGCCGGCGCGGCCGTCGCGCGCCCACTGCCACGCCGGCATGAACGACCAGGCGATGTCCTCGAGCGGATCGCCGAAGTGCGCCATCTCCCAGTCGAGCACGCCGTGGATCTCGCTGCCGCGGTAGAGGAAATTGCCGGTGCGGTAGTCGCCGTGCACCACCGTCACCCGCGGCGGCGGCGGCGGCGGATGGCGGCGCAGCCAGCGGATGCCCGCCTCGGCGATCGGCTGCGGCTCGCTGGCGTTGCGGGCGATGATCCCCGACCAGTGGTCGAGCTCCCGCCGCCAGCACTCCGCCGGCGCCGGCACGGCGCTGCTCTCGGTCGCCGGCAGGTCGGCGATCGGGGTCGCGGCGATGTCGCCCAGGACCTCGTACATGCGGCGCGCCAGGCCGGCGCGGTACGGCGCGAAGCCGGGATCGAGCAGCGCCGTGAACTGCGACTCGCAGCCGTCGATCCGCTCCATGACGAAGAACGGCCGTTCCAGCCATTCGCTCCCGGTCTCGAGGAACAGCGGCCGCGGCACCGGGACGGGCGAGTCGGCGAAGGAGCGGTAGAAGTCGAACTCGACCCGCCGGTCCGAGCCCTCGACCAGGCTCGCCTCCGGATCGCGGCGGACGATGAATCCCTGCGCCCGGCGTTTGCCGACGCTGTCCAGCCAGCGCACGTCCACCGACCACGTCTCGCGCGAGGCGCCGCCTGGGATGCGGAAGCAGCGCGTCACCTCGACCTCGTGCGCGTCGTCCAGGCGGGCCGAGAAGTAGCGGATGAGCGCGGGCTCGAGCGACATGCCGGAGGCACAACCAGAGTCGGCAGCCAAAAGAAAGAGCCGGCGTGGAGACGCGGCGCGCGGCCGGGATCGGCCGCCCGCCGCGGGTGGATTGACTGCCGGCGCGCGAGGCTCTTTTCTCCTTCCGATGCGGCGCGCGTTCACTGCCAGCGATGGCATCACCCTGGTCGGCGACGGCTACGGCGATCCGGCGCGGCCGCCGGTGCTGCTGATGCACGGCGGCGGACAGACGCGGCACGCCTGGGGCGGCACGGCGCGCGCGCTGGCGCAGGGCGGCTGGTACGCGCTGTGCGTCGACCTGCGCGGCCACGGCGACAGCGGCTGGTCGCCGGACGGCAACTATTCGATCGACGTCTTCGCCCGCGACCTCGTCACCATCGCCCGCGCCTTCGACCGCCCGCCGGCGCTGGTGGGCGCGTCGCTGAGCGGCCTCGCCGCCCTGATCGCCCAGGGCGAGGCGGAGACCGGGGTGTTCTCGGCCCTGGTCCTGGTCGACGTCACGCCGCGCCTCGACCCCGAGGGCACGCAGCACATCATCCAGTTCATGAACGCGCGCCTGGACGACGGCTTCGCCTCGCTCGAGGAAGCGGCCGACACCATCGCCGCCTACGTGCCGCACCGCACCCGGCCGAAGACCCTCGACGGGCTGGCGAAGAACCTCCGCCGCCACCCCGACGGGCGCTACCGCTGGCACTGGGATCCGCAGTTCATGAGCGGCAAGCGGCCGCCCGACGTGCACAGCCAGCACGACCGCCTGTTCGCCGCCGCGCGCGCCCTGCGCATCCCGACCCTGCTGGTGCGCGGCCGCATGAGCAACCTGGTCACCATGGAAGCCGCCGAGGAGTTCCTCGCCCTCGCGCCGCACGCCCGGTTCGCCGACGTCTCCGGCGCCGGCCACATGGTCGCCGGCGACCGCAACGACGCCTTCACGGCGGCGGTGGTCGAGTTCCTCGCCGCCGCCACGTCGCGCGAACCCTGACCCGCCGCGCCGGAAGGGCTGGCGGGGCGCCGCCGGAGCGGTCGTGGACCGCCCCGGGCGACGGAGGGCGGGTCGGCGACGAACCGCCACTCAACCGGCCAGGCGCTTCGCCAGTGCCATGCGGCGTCAGTTGCGTCAGCGAAGTGCCGGCGGACTATGCCGCACTGTGTCACCGCAGGTGGCATGGCACCGGCAGCCCGATGGACCGGCGGCCACACACCGGCCCGGCACAGGACATGCTCTCCGGGCCAGACCATGCTGCGCGCTCTGACCCCGCATCTCGCCATCCTGACCCTCGTCCTGGCTCCAGCGGCTGCTCCCGCCGCCTCCACCGGTGAGCGCCACCCCAGCGCCACGACGGCGGTCGGCAGCGGGTTCAACAACCCGACCAACGCCCTCGCCTGCGATGACGTGTCGGCGGACGCCAAGAACAACCGCATCCAGGACTACCACGTCTACGGGTTCTCCCTGCCGAGCGGTGCCGCGATCACCGGCATCGAAGTGCGGGCGCGCGCCACCGACAGCACCGCCGGCACGCACCGCCTCGAGGTCTCCCTGTCCTGGAACGGCGGCACCACCTTCACCGCCGTCAAACAGACATCGGCCTTTCCGGCCAATGCGCCGCTGACCGACTACCTGCTGGGCGGGCCGAGCGATCTGTGGGGCCGCGCCTGGACGGATGGCGAGCTCAGCGACGCGAACTTCCGGCTGCGCGTCGACAGCGTCCTCGGGTCGCCGGTCAATCCGGACTATCTCGACTGCATCCCGGTGACCGTCTACTACACCGCCCCGTCGCCAACGGCGACGGTCACCGCGACCGCCA
Coding sequences within it:
- a CDS encoding phosphotransferase family protein, whose amino-acid sequence is MSLEPALIRYFSARLDDAHEVEVTRCFRIPGGASRETWSVDVRWLDSVGKRRAQGFIVRRDPEASLVEGSDRRVEFDFYRSFADSPVPVPRPLFLETGSEWLERPFFVMERIDGCESQFTALLDPGFAPYRAGLARRMYEVLGDIAATPIADLPATESSAVPAPAECWRRELDHWSGIIARNASEPQPIAEAGIRWLRRHPPPPPPRVTVVHGDYRTGNFLYRGSEIHGVLDWEMAHFGDPLEDIAWSFMPAWQWARDGRAGGIADEAEALRVWEARSGLRVDRDALRWWQVFSCVKAQGIWLTGAREFADGRAQDIMLAFTSYWLINAQDRFLLAALGRSS
- a CDS encoding alpha/beta hydrolase; protein product: MRRAFTASDGITLVGDGYGDPARPPVLLMHGGGQTRHAWGGTARALAQGGWYALCVDLRGHGDSGWSPDGNYSIDVFARDLVTIARAFDRPPALVGASLSGLAALIAQGEAETGVFSALVLVDVTPRLDPEGTQHIIQFMNARLDDGFASLEEAADTIAAYVPHRTRPKTLDGLAKNLRRHPDGRYRWHWDPQFMSGKRPPDVHSQHDRLFAAARALRIPTLLVRGRMSNLVTMEAAEEFLALAPHARFADVSGAGHMVAGDRNDAFTAAVVEFLAAATSREP